Proteins encoded by one window of Xanthomonas sp. DAR 80977:
- the trxA gene encoding thioredoxin, with amino-acid sequence MSDMPHVFDAKTETFEAEVLQKSLQTPVLVDFWAPWCGPCKTLSPILEKLAAEYHGAFELAKVDVDQEQQIAAAFQIRSVPTVFLVKDGQLVDGFPGAMPEGQLREFLTQHGIAPLPAPAEAQEDAPAAPLDPHAEVLRLREAVAAEPDKDELKLDLALALVKTGAAAEAETLIDALPANLATDERAVRARARLGFVGALQAAPPAETLQAALAQDPADLKARYLLGVQRLIAGDDEAALEQFLEMLRQDRGFEEGLPKKSLIDAFRVIEDEDLVGRYRRKMSALLF; translated from the coding sequence ATGTCCGACATGCCCCACGTTTTCGACGCCAAGACCGAGACCTTCGAAGCCGAGGTCCTGCAGAAATCGCTGCAGACCCCGGTGCTGGTGGACTTCTGGGCGCCCTGGTGCGGGCCGTGCAAGACCCTGAGCCCGATCCTGGAGAAGCTGGCCGCCGAGTACCACGGCGCGTTCGAACTGGCCAAGGTCGACGTGGACCAGGAACAGCAGATCGCCGCCGCATTCCAGATCCGCTCGGTGCCGACCGTGTTCCTGGTCAAGGACGGGCAACTGGTCGACGGCTTCCCCGGCGCCATGCCCGAGGGCCAGCTGCGCGAGTTCCTGACCCAGCACGGCATCGCGCCGCTGCCGGCGCCGGCCGAGGCGCAGGAGGACGCGCCCGCCGCGCCGCTGGATCCGCACGCCGAGGTGCTGCGCCTGCGCGAGGCGGTGGCGGCCGAGCCGGACAAGGACGAACTGAAGCTGGACCTGGCGCTGGCGCTGGTGAAGACCGGCGCCGCCGCCGAGGCGGAGACGCTGATCGACGCGCTGCCGGCCAACCTGGCCACCGACGAGCGCGCGGTGCGCGCGCGGGCACGGCTGGGCTTCGTCGGCGCGCTGCAGGCGGCACCGCCGGCGGAAACGCTGCAGGCGGCGCTCGCGCAGGACCCGGCCGACCTCAAGGCGCGCTACCTGCTGGGCGTGCAACGCCTGATCGCCGGCGACGACGAGGCCGCGCTGGAGCAGTTCCTGGAGATGCTGCGGCAGGACCGCGGCTTCGAGGAGGGCCTACCCAAGAAGTCGCTGATCGACGCGTTCCGGGTGATCGAGGACGAGGACCTGGTCGGCCGCTACCGGCGCAAGATGTCGGCGCTGCTGTTCTGA
- a CDS encoding DUF4442 domain-containing protein: MKASLFRLGLNLWPPFLFAGIHLAELSQDYRYARVELRMRPWNRNYVGTHFGGSLFAMTDPFWMLLTMQNLGGAYYVWDKAGSIEFVRPGRGTVTAQFRLDEAMLDDVRQATAGGDKYLRWFDNEILDAQGEVVARTRKQLYVKRKPAR, from the coding sequence ATGAAAGCCTCCCTGTTCCGCCTGGGCCTGAACCTGTGGCCGCCGTTCCTGTTCGCCGGCATCCACCTGGCGGAACTGAGCCAGGACTACCGCTACGCGCGGGTCGAGCTGCGCATGCGGCCGTGGAACCGCAACTACGTCGGTACCCATTTCGGCGGCAGCCTGTTCGCGATGACCGATCCGTTCTGGATGCTGCTGACGATGCAGAACCTGGGCGGCGCCTACTACGTCTGGGACAAGGCCGGCAGCATCGAGTTCGTGCGCCCTGGGCGCGGCACCGTGACCGCGCAGTTCCGCCTGGACGAGGCGATGCTGGACGACGTGCGCCAGGCCACCGCCGGCGGCGACAAGTACCTGCGCTGGTTCGACAACGAGATCCTCGACGCGCAGGGCGAAGTGGTGGCGCGCACACGCAAGCAGCTCTACGTCAAGCGCAAGCCGGCACGCTAG
- a CDS encoding DUF502 domain-containing protein, translating to MSPDTPAPHPRPSLQRLFFTGLLTLLPIWLTWVVVKFVFVLLSGISSPWVLPLSARIAASFPHEMGWATALWVQNTIALIATLAVILLVGILSRRVIGQRLLRWFEAVMRRIPLASVVYDSARKLLDILQTQPGSTQRVVLIDFPHRDMKSVGLVTRVIKEQGTGRELAAVYVPTTPNPTSGYLEIVPVELLTPTDWSVDQAMSFIISGGAVAPDSVPFTRTMDR from the coding sequence ATGTCGCCCGATACCCCCGCTCCGCACCCCCGCCCGTCCCTGCAACGGCTGTTCTTCACCGGCCTGCTGACCCTGTTGCCGATCTGGCTGACCTGGGTCGTGGTCAAGTTCGTGTTCGTGCTGCTGTCGGGCATCAGCAGCCCGTGGGTGCTGCCGCTGTCGGCGCGCATCGCCGCCTCGTTCCCGCACGAGATGGGCTGGGCCACCGCGCTGTGGGTGCAGAACACCATCGCCCTGATCGCCACCCTGGCGGTGATCCTGCTGGTCGGCATCCTCAGCCGGCGCGTGATCGGGCAGCGCCTGCTGCGCTGGTTCGAGGCGGTCATGCGCCGCATCCCGCTGGCCAGCGTGGTCTACGACAGCGCGCGCAAGCTGCTGGACATCCTGCAGACCCAGCCCGGCAGCACCCAGCGCGTGGTGCTGATCGACTTCCCGCACCGCGACATGAAGTCGGTCGGCCTGGTGACGCGGGTGATCAAGGAACAGGGCACCGGCCGCGAACTGGCCGCGGTGTACGTGCCGACCACGCCGAACCCGACCTCCGGCTACCTGGAGATCGTGCCGGTGGAGCTGCTGACCCCGACCGACTGGAGCGTGGACCAGGCGATGAGCTTCATCATCTCCGGCGGCGCGGTGGCGCCGGACAGCGTGCCCTTCACCCGCACCATGGACCGCTGA